The Pelosinus sp. IPA-1 genome window below encodes:
- the atpE gene encoding F0F1 ATP synthase subunit C has protein sequence MEHAIIVAASVLGAGLAIGLAAIGAGIGDGAVTAKAIEGMARQPEAKGTILVNMLISVGLIESIPIIAAVIAIVLVFANPFLK, from the coding sequence ATGGAACATGCAATTATCGTTGCTGCCTCAGTATTAGGGGCAGGATTAGCTATTGGTTTAGCTGCTATTGGTGCTGGTATCGGTGATGGTGCTGTAACAGCAAAAGCAATTGAGGGAATGGCTAGACAGCCTGAAGCTAAAGGTACTATTTTAGTAAATATGCTGATTTCCGTAGGCTTGATCGAATCTATTCCTATTATCGCTGCTGTTATTGCGATTGTATTAGTATTTGCAAACCCTTTTTTAAAGTAA
- the atpB gene encoding F0F1 ATP synthase subunit A, with protein sequence MEHGGGHEIGSHKLAHFAGLTFNLDTLTMTWITMAIVILLAVVATRRIELRPRGWQNFLEMAVVALLEQVEANMGAKGKKMAPLIITLFLFLAVGNELGLIPGFTSPTNDINTTLGLALMIVIIVHVLGVKNKGLIRYVKHFFEPYVPFVIINIIEEVAKPITLSFRLFGNILAGEILLLVLGMLVPYVVPTLWLAFSVFVGIVQAFIFTMLSISYLSNSLQDDHH encoded by the coding sequence ATGGAACACGGTGGAGGACATGAAATCGGAAGTCATAAGTTAGCCCATTTTGCAGGTTTGACCTTTAATTTGGATACGCTGACAATGACTTGGATTACGATGGCAATTGTCATTTTACTGGCAGTGGTAGCAACAAGACGTATTGAATTACGGCCAAGGGGCTGGCAGAATTTCCTGGAAATGGCGGTTGTTGCGTTACTTGAACAAGTGGAAGCAAACATGGGAGCAAAAGGTAAAAAGATGGCACCGCTGATTATCACACTGTTTTTATTTTTAGCAGTGGGTAACGAATTAGGATTGATACCCGGCTTCACGTCACCAACCAATGATATTAATACAACTCTAGGACTAGCGTTAATGATTGTGATCATCGTACATGTTCTGGGCGTTAAAAACAAAGGGCTTATACGGTATGTAAAACATTTCTTTGAACCCTATGTACCGTTTGTCATTATTAATATCATTGAAGAAGTAGCAAAGCCTATTACGTTATCTTTCCGTTTATTCGGTAACATTTTGGCTGGTGAAATTCTGTTACTAGTTCTGGGTATGCTGGTACCTTATGTTGTGCCTACATTATGGCTGGCTTTCAGTGTTTTTGTTGGCATTGTACAAGCATTTATCTTTACCATGCTGTCAATATCCTATTTATCAAACTCACTGCAAGATGACCATCATTAG
- a CDS encoding ATP synthase subunit I, whose amino-acid sequence MQEYIIQIRRTLLQILAWGFFISVGAYFTGSAWRIPGFIIGLFTSGVYFLLMCYRVSKSADMPIHKALLYMRVGWILRLSFIVIMLFMSLKIPVLDFWSAVFGLFTLQIVMFLNGVVIVGKSFFHII is encoded by the coding sequence ATGCAAGAATATATTATACAAATACGGCGAACATTACTGCAGATCTTAGCATGGGGTTTTTTTATCTCAGTAGGTGCCTATTTCACTGGATCTGCCTGGAGGATACCAGGGTTTATAATTGGACTTTTTACCAGCGGGGTTTATTTTTTGTTAATGTGCTATCGGGTAAGTAAAAGTGCCGATATGCCTATACATAAAGCACTGCTATATATGCGAGTTGGATGGATTCTTCGTCTGAGTTTTATTGTAATTATGTTGTTTATGTCTTTAAAGATACCTGTTCTTGATTTTTGGTCAGCGGTTTTTGGATTATTTACACTTCAAATTGTCATGTTTTTAAATGGAGTTGTTATTGTAGGAAAAAGTTTTTTCCATATTATATAA
- a CDS encoding AtpZ/AtpI family protein yields MSSFEGTPYCEEIAMQKKDKNELFSGINTAATIGFYMVSSVAAGVLLGKLVDKYLDSSPWATIVGIILGMIAGMWSMYKRLVGGK; encoded by the coding sequence ATGTCTAGTTTTGAAGGAACGCCTTATTGTGAGGAGATTGCCATGCAGAAGAAGGATAAAAATGAGTTGTTTAGCGGGATTAACACGGCTGCAACGATTGGTTTTTATATGGTGTCTTCTGTAGCGGCAGGTGTTCTATTAGGTAAATTGGTAGATAAATACTTAGATAGTAGTCCTTGGGCGACGATAGTGGGTATAATACTAGGTATGATAGCAGGAATGTGGTCGATGTATAAGCGGTTAGTGGGAGGTAAGTAG
- the wecB gene encoding UDP-N-acetylglucosamine 2-epimerase (non-hydrolyzing), whose amino-acid sequence MSRIKVMTVFGTRPEAIKMAPVILELNKHPEQIQPIVAVTAQHREMLDQVLQLFQIVPDYDLDIMSQGQTLFDITARAMQGLNEVIGKEKPDIVLVHGDTTTTFAGALAAYYHQTAVGHVEAGLRTQNKYSPFPEEMNRKLTGSLTDMHFSPTKTAKANLLKEAVAEEATFVTGNTVIDALLTTVNKEYKFADEMLDGIDYINKRVVLVTTHRRENLGEPMRHVYQALRQIVTEFEDVVVVFPVHKNPLVREVVNSELGDIERVKLIDPLEYQPFANLLARSHFVLTDSGGVQEEAPALGKPVLVLRDNTERPEAIEAGTVKLIGTDKERVYQETRLLLADHVEYERMANACNPYGDGQASRRIVENILWKYGFSQVKPDQFGNCQVK is encoded by the coding sequence ATGTCACGTATTAAAGTTATGACAGTGTTTGGAACAAGGCCAGAAGCAATTAAAATGGCTCCAGTTATTTTAGAACTCAATAAGCATCCTGAACAGATTCAGCCGATTGTAGCTGTTACAGCGCAACATAGAGAAATGCTTGATCAGGTACTGCAGCTATTTCAGATTGTTCCTGACTATGATTTGGATATTATGTCCCAAGGGCAAACATTATTTGATATTACAGCTCGAGCGATGCAAGGTTTGAATGAAGTCATTGGTAAAGAAAAACCTGATATTGTATTGGTACATGGGGATACAACGACTACTTTTGCAGGAGCTTTGGCTGCTTATTATCATCAGACGGCGGTGGGACATGTTGAAGCAGGTCTTAGAACCCAAAATAAATATTCTCCGTTTCCAGAAGAAATGAATCGAAAATTGACTGGATCCCTAACGGATATGCATTTTTCGCCGACTAAGACAGCAAAGGCCAATTTGCTAAAAGAAGCTGTAGCAGAAGAAGCTACTTTCGTTACAGGTAACACCGTGATAGATGCCTTACTAACTACTGTAAATAAAGAGTACAAGTTTGCAGATGAAATGCTAGACGGGATTGACTATATAAATAAACGAGTTGTTCTAGTTACGACGCATCGCAGAGAAAATTTAGGTGAACCTATGCGACATGTTTACCAAGCCCTTAGGCAGATTGTTACGGAATTTGAGGATGTAGTAGTCGTTTTTCCTGTACATAAAAATCCTCTTGTCCGAGAAGTGGTAAACAGTGAATTAGGTGACATAGAACGAGTTAAACTAATTGACCCATTAGAGTATCAGCCTTTTGCTAATTTATTAGCCCGTTCCCATTTTGTTCTCACTGACTCAGGCGGTGTGCAAGAAGAGGCACCAGCGTTAGGAAAACCGGTACTAGTACTACGAGATAATACAGAACGACCCGAGGCTATTGAGGCAGGCACTGTAAAACTAATTGGTACAGACAAAGAACGAGTTTATCAAGAGACTCGTCTCCTGCTGGCGGATCATGTGGAATATGAGCGAATGGCAAATGCTTGTAATCCCTATGGTGATGGACAAGCATCTCGTCGTATTGTAGAAAACATTCTTTGGAAGTATGGGTTTTCCCAGGTAAAACCTGATCAATTCGGAAATTGTCAGGTGAAATAA
- a CDS encoding MraY family glycosyltransferase encodes MQTYIVAFTVALAVAYFVTPRVKDLAIKVGALDAPDARKVHTRPIPRMGGLAIYAAFVLAVLASMYVSREVLGLLVGGTVILIVGIIDDLKPLPARVKLLGQIVAASVLVMFDIRIEWLTNPFGDMLYVEYLSIPLTILWVVGLTNTVNLIDGLDGLAAGVSTIASVTILLVALQQNFWTVAVLTAALAGSALGFLQHNFNPAKIFMGDTGSMFLGYMLAAISILGAVKSAATIALIVPIVALGLPILDTAFAIIRRYMSGRPIFKPDKGHLHHRLLEMGLTQKQAVLLMYVISGCLGLSAIALTEVNKSLGAFIVIALLGVAFIGARKIGVLKATKSIESH; translated from the coding sequence ATGCAGACATATATTGTGGCGTTTACCGTTGCCTTAGCGGTTGCTTACTTTGTAACACCGCGGGTAAAAGATTTAGCAATAAAAGTAGGAGCCTTAGATGCTCCGGATGCTCGTAAAGTGCATACCAGGCCTATTCCGAGAATGGGGGGCTTAGCTATTTATGCAGCCTTTGTATTGGCTGTTCTAGCAAGTATGTATGTGAGTCGTGAAGTGTTGGGTTTGTTAGTTGGTGGTACGGTAATTCTAATTGTAGGTATTATTGATGATTTAAAGCCATTACCTGCCAGAGTCAAATTATTAGGGCAAATCGTCGCGGCTTCTGTACTGGTTATGTTCGACATTCGTATCGAATGGTTAACCAATCCTTTTGGGGATATGTTGTATGTAGAATATTTGTCGATTCCTCTCACTATCTTATGGGTGGTTGGTTTGACAAATACAGTGAATTTGATTGATGGTTTGGATGGATTGGCTGCTGGAGTATCTACCATTGCTTCAGTCACTATATTGTTAGTTGCATTGCAGCAAAACTTTTGGACAGTGGCTGTGTTAACAGCTGCTTTAGCTGGTAGTGCTTTAGGATTTTTGCAGCATAATTTTAATCCTGCCAAGATTTTTATGGGTGACACAGGCAGTATGTTTTTGGGATATATGCTAGCGGCGATATCCATTCTTGGTGCAGTGAAGAGTGCAGCTACTATTGCCCTGATTGTACCTATCGTAGCGTTAGGATTGCCAATTTTAGATACTGCTTTTGCGATTATTCGTCGTTATATGAGCGGACGTCCTATTTTTAAACCAGATAAAGGTCATTTGCATCACCGTTTATTGGAAATGGGGCTAACCCAGAAACAAGCAGTATTATTGATGTATGTCATAAGCGGTTGTTTAGGTCTGAGTGCAATTGCCTTGACTGAGGTGAACAAATCGTTAGGAGCCTTTATTGTAATTGCTTTGCTTGGTGTTGCCTTTATTGGCGCAAGGAAAATAGGGGTATTAAAGGCAACGAAATCGATTGAAAGTCATTAA
- a CDS encoding MazG nucleotide pyrophosphohydrolase domain-containing protein: MLEPIYLPKLNNLTPTLDSTLLKIMEEAGELARAVLHFLPYENTLVKEKDASDQGTVLLTEVAAELLDVAQTCVTMLFVMEEFYGIEVDTLIDQHLSKLEQKGYLFDNRLQYSITTVGDFKYLKLPQLILEEVSLLTTVCKIQEEIGELTQYLGKRAGASGEEADLTTEAALLGCAYELLDVAQCCFTMMYILAQKYHVNIQELRKAHIEKLKRKGYCIDCP; encoded by the coding sequence ATGCTTGAACCAATTTACCTACCTAAATTAAATAACCTTACACCAACATTAGACTCTACCTTACTTAAGATTATGGAGGAGGCTGGTGAACTCGCAAGAGCTGTATTGCACTTTTTACCTTATGAGAATACACTAGTGAAAGAAAAAGATGCTAGTGACCAAGGAACAGTTTTACTTACCGAAGTGGCTGCCGAGCTCTTGGATGTAGCGCAAACTTGTGTAACCATGCTATTTGTAATGGAAGAATTTTATGGGATAGAGGTAGATACCTTAATTGATCAGCATCTGAGCAAGTTAGAACAAAAAGGGTATTTATTTGATAATCGCCTTCAATACAGCATCACGACGGTTGGTGATTTTAAATATTTAAAATTACCTCAGCTTATCTTGGAAGAGGTAAGTTTGCTGACAACGGTATGCAAGATTCAAGAAGAAATTGGTGAGTTAACTCAGTATTTAGGAAAAAGGGCAGGGGCATCAGGAGAAGAAGCTGACTTAACAACAGAAGCGGCTTTGCTAGGATGTGCTTACGAATTATTAGATGTAGCCCAATGTTGTTTTACTATGATGTATATTTTGGCACAAAAGTATCATGTTAATATACAAGAACTAAGAAAAGCTCATATTGAAAAACTGAAACGCAAGGGTTATTGTATAGACTGCCCCTAA
- a CDS encoding cytidine/deoxycytidylate deaminase family protein, giving the protein MRKNWDLYFLDIAFQVAERSTCLRRHVGAVIVKDKRIKGTGYNGSPAGLPHCIDDGCAMLGEHCVRCIHAEPNALLECTPDERRGATLYCTDRPCPECQKLIITSGITKVVYARDYTPHTDWFALSAVEVVYMPKEGA; this is encoded by the coding sequence ATGCGGAAAAATTGGGACTTATATTTTTTAGATATTGCATTTCAAGTAGCGGAACGTAGTACTTGCTTAAGAAGGCATGTAGGTGCAGTCATTGTGAAGGACAAACGTATTAAAGGAACAGGCTATAATGGGAGTCCTGCGGGATTGCCTCATTGTATAGATGATGGTTGTGCTATGCTAGGAGAGCATTGCGTACGCTGTATACATGCCGAACCCAATGCCCTTTTGGAATGTACGCCAGATGAACGGCGAGGCGCCACTCTTTATTGCACTGATAGGCCATGTCCTGAGTGCCAAAAACTAATTATTACTTCTGGCATTACTAAGGTCGTGTATGCTAGAGATTATACTCCTCACACCGATTGGTTTGCATTATCTGCAGTAGAAGTGGTATATATGCCAAAAGAGGGAGCGTAA
- a CDS encoding Lrp/AsnC family transcriptional regulator, with product MKELLECLERDHTQSPEQLAVMLNRPAPEIAALIKQFQDEKIILKYQTIIDWEKAGVDNVTAVIEVKITPQREVGFDAIAERICRYPEVRGLYLMSGGYDLSVTIEGASLRDVADFVSTKLSTIDGVVSTTTNFMLKKYKYAGVIIDDSEEEHRLVVSP from the coding sequence ATGAAAGAACTTTTGGAATGCCTAGAAAGAGATCATACTCAATCGCCAGAGCAGCTAGCGGTTATGTTAAACAGGCCTGCACCGGAAATTGCCGCGCTTATAAAACAATTTCAAGATGAAAAAATAATCTTAAAATACCAAACCATTATCGACTGGGAAAAAGCAGGTGTTGATAATGTTACAGCTGTGATTGAAGTCAAAATTACTCCTCAGCGCGAGGTTGGTTTTGATGCCATCGCGGAACGTATCTGCCGTTATCCCGAGGTCCGAGGTTTATATTTGATGTCAGGAGGATATGATCTTTCTGTCACAATTGAAGGGGCTAGCTTAAGAGATGTCGCTGATTTTGTTTCTACTAAATTGTCGACTATTGATGGAGTCGTTAGCACCACAACCAATTTTATGTTAAAGAAATATAAATATGCTGGGGTTATCATTGATGACTCAGAAGAAGAGCACAGGTTGGTGGTATCACCATGA
- a CDS encoding aminotransferase class I/II-fold pyridoxal phosphate-dependent enzyme, translating into MNWSERISPTVNAIPPSGIRRFFDIAAEMKGVISLGVGEPDFVTPWHIRESCIYGLHKGYTSYTSNYGLLELREEIVKSLYNDYQVTYDPKQEVLVTVGVSEALDLAMRALLSPGDEVLVPEPCYVSYKSCVTLAGGVAVTVPTNIDNQFCITADQLEAYVTPRTKVLLIGYPNNPTGAVMTREALMSIAAFAQKHDLIVISDEIYAKLTYDGTHTCFSSLPDMRDRTIVLNGFSKAYAMTGWRIGYAASNAAFIGAMTKIHQYTMLCTPITAQIAAIEALRRGESQVTHMVTEYNQRRRLILDGFREIGLECFEPKGAFYVFPSIKSTGLTSLEFAEQLLMSEKVALVPGNAFGDSGEGFVRCSYATSTKNITEALQRIGRFVANLKK; encoded by the coding sequence ATGAATTGGTCAGAGCGCATATCACCAACTGTAAATGCCATTCCCCCTTCTGGCATTCGGCGTTTCTTTGATATTGCCGCAGAAATGAAGGGCGTCATTTCTCTAGGTGTAGGCGAACCTGATTTTGTCACGCCCTGGCACATCCGGGAAAGCTGTATTTACGGATTGCATAAAGGTTATACTTCCTATACCTCTAATTATGGACTTCTTGAACTTCGCGAGGAAATCGTTAAATCTCTCTATAATGACTACCAAGTTACATACGACCCCAAGCAAGAAGTACTAGTGACAGTGGGAGTAAGCGAAGCATTAGATTTAGCTATGCGCGCTCTCCTTAGCCCTGGTGATGAAGTTTTGGTGCCTGAACCCTGTTATGTATCCTATAAATCCTGCGTCACACTAGCAGGCGGTGTTGCCGTTACAGTGCCTACCAATATTGATAACCAGTTTTGCATCACTGCAGACCAGTTAGAAGCTTACGTTACACCTCGCACGAAAGTGCTATTGATTGGTTATCCTAATAATCCTACTGGCGCTGTTATGACTAGAGAAGCATTAATGAGTATTGCAGCTTTTGCCCAAAAGCATGACCTTATCGTTATTTCTGATGAAATCTATGCTAAGCTCACTTACGACGGCACCCATACCTGTTTCTCAAGTCTACCAGATATGCGGGATCGCACCATAGTTTTAAACGGCTTTTCCAAGGCTTACGCTATGACCGGCTGGCGTATTGGTTATGCAGCCTCTAATGCTGCCTTTATCGGAGCTATGACTAAAATCCATCAGTATACGATGCTATGCACTCCCATCACAGCCCAAATCGCTGCAATTGAAGCTCTCAGAAGAGGGGAGTCACAGGTTACTCATATGGTTACAGAATACAATCAACGTCGCCGTCTTATTTTAGATGGGTTTCGCGAAATTGGACTAGAGTGTTTTGAGCCAAAAGGAGCTTTTTATGTTTTTCCTTCGATAAAATCAACCGGCCTAACTTCACTCGAGTTTGCGGAGCAGTTATTGATGTCTGAAAAAGTAGCCTTAGTACCAGGCAATGCCTTTGGCGATAGCGGCGAGGGATTTGTTCGTTGTTCTTATGCCACATCAACAAAAAATATTACAGAAGCCCTCCAGCGGATTGGACGGTTTGTAGCAAATCTAAAAAAATAA
- the ilvB gene encoding biosynthetic-type acetolactate synthase large subunit codes for MEISGAQAIVECLLEQGIDTVFGYPGGRILPLYDAIYGGSIRHILTAHEQGAIHAADGYARASGRVGVCIATSGPGATNLVTGLANAYLDSVPLVVITGQVSTDLIGNDAFQEVDTTGITMSVTKHNFLVKDVTLLPEVIRFAFRIACSGRPGPVLIDIPSDIQAAKFIFSPGKKEKKAKPQWELSEFGSRTIEKAIDAITRAKQPVMIVGGGVVSSGAYEQVIGLAEKIGTPVVSTLMGLGVFPSKHPLFLGLTGMHGGKVANHVVHGADVVIAIGSRFNDRVTGNKFKYAEGKTVIHIDVDPAELDKNVITHIALAGDVKQLVEILHQRIKPVDGLIWWDKIEAWKEKFKVDYGKDILTAPWMLRHVSEVTAGKPFIFATDVGQHQMWAAQNLNIESPRSWITSGGLGTMGFGLPSAIGAQLAVPDKRVITIVGDGGIKMTGCELFTVRTQNLPLITIVVDNSSLGMVRQLQELFYKERYSASLQTVQMDFVCFAKSFGVEGALATTQEEFTEAFADALESNSPRLIVVKILTEHLVTPMLVPNSPLDTFMDI; via the coding sequence ATGGAGATATCTGGTGCGCAGGCGATTGTGGAGTGTTTGTTAGAACAGGGGATTGATACGGTCTTTGGCTATCCAGGAGGACGTATTTTACCTTTGTACGATGCCATTTATGGTGGCTCAATACGTCATATCCTCACGGCGCATGAACAGGGTGCGATACATGCAGCTGATGGGTATGCCCGTGCTAGTGGAAGGGTCGGAGTCTGTATTGCCACTAGTGGACCGGGGGCAACAAATTTGGTAACTGGGCTGGCTAATGCTTACTTGGATTCTGTGCCTTTGGTGGTTATTACGGGGCAGGTCTCTACGGATCTTATTGGTAATGATGCCTTTCAGGAAGTGGATACAACGGGTATTACCATGTCCGTAACAAAGCATAATTTTCTCGTCAAAGATGTAACCTTATTACCAGAAGTCATACGCTTTGCATTTCGAATTGCTTGTTCCGGACGTCCAGGGCCCGTTTTAATTGACATACCAAGTGATATTCAAGCAGCTAAATTTATTTTTTCTCCTGGCAAAAAGGAAAAGAAAGCAAAACCACAATGGGAACTATCCGAATTTGGTAGTAGAACTATTGAGAAAGCAATTGATGCTATCACAAGAGCGAAGCAGCCAGTGATGATTGTTGGTGGCGGCGTGGTTTCTTCTGGTGCATACGAACAGGTTATTGGTTTGGCTGAAAAAATCGGGACGCCTGTGGTGAGCACTCTGATGGGATTAGGTGTATTTCCATCGAAACATCCTTTGTTTTTAGGATTAACGGGGATGCACGGTGGCAAGGTTGCCAATCATGTTGTCCATGGTGCTGATGTTGTCATTGCCATTGGCAGCCGATTTAACGACCGAGTAACAGGGAATAAGTTTAAATATGCAGAGGGGAAAACAGTCATTCACATTGACGTAGACCCAGCCGAATTAGATAAGAATGTTATCACCCATATTGCCTTAGCGGGAGATGTAAAACAATTAGTAGAAATCTTGCATCAACGTATTAAACCTGTTGATGGGCTTATTTGGTGGGATAAGATTGAGGCATGGAAAGAAAAATTCAAGGTTGATTATGGTAAAGATATATTGACTGCACCTTGGATGCTTAGGCATGTATCTGAGGTTACAGCTGGTAAGCCCTTTATCTTTGCCACGGATGTAGGACAGCACCAAATGTGGGCTGCTCAAAATTTAAATATAGAGTCACCTCGTTCTTGGATTACGTCTGGTGGTTTAGGAACAATGGGCTTTGGTTTACCTTCTGCTATTGGGGCACAGTTAGCTGTTCCTGATAAGAGAGTGATTACCATTGTAGGGGATGGCGGCATTAAGATGACTGGCTGTGAGTTATTTACGGTTAGGACGCAGAATCTGCCGTTGATTACCATTGTTGTTGATAACAGCTCATTGGGAATGGTCCGTCAATTGCAGGAGTTGTTTTACAAAGAAAGATATTCTGCTTCACTGCAAACAGTGCAGATGGATTTTGTCTGTTTTGCGAAATCCTTTGGCGTTGAAGGGGCTTTAGCTACGACGCAAGAAGAGTTTACTGAGGCCTTTGCTGATGCCCTAGAAAGTAACAGTCCAAGACTTATTGTAGTAAAGATTCTCACAGAGCATTTAGTAACCCCCATGTTAGTACCTAATTCACCCTTAGATACGTTTATGGATATTTAA
- the leuB gene encoding 3-isopropylmalate dehydrogenase, with the protein MSEKNIVVIPGDGIGEEITSAAVRILNKIASKSNITLTFEKHLAGGAAIDAYGVPLPDSTIKAAKNADAVLLGAVGGPKWDSVPPEIRAEKAILGLRKELGLYANLRPIKVSEALIEFSPLKAAAISGVDILLVRELNGGIYYGAKNEAAMVNGVEQASDLEIYSAPEVRRIVTLACQAAKLRRNQVVSVDKANVLASSRLWRKVANETAKTFADVSLSHLYVDNCAMQLILAPKQFDVIVTNNLFGDILSDEAAVLTGSIGMLPSASIGDGTGLYEPIHGSAPDIAGLGLANPVGTILSAAMLLRYSLGAEQAANQIEQAVEQVLVEGYRTADLYKHGSTKVTTEEMAGLIEGKL; encoded by the coding sequence ATGAGTGAAAAAAATATTGTTGTCATTCCGGGTGATGGCATCGGAGAAGAAATAACATCGGCAGCTGTCCGTATATTAAATAAGATAGCAAGTAAAAGTAATATAACGCTAACCTTTGAAAAACATTTAGCGGGTGGTGCAGCGATTGATGCGTATGGTGTACCTTTACCGGATAGCACAATTAAAGCAGCTAAAAATGCAGATGCTGTTCTTTTAGGGGCTGTAGGTGGTCCAAAGTGGGATAGTGTTCCTCCTGAAATACGGGCAGAAAAGGCAATTTTAGGATTGCGCAAAGAATTAGGCCTTTATGCTAATTTGCGCCCGATTAAAGTATCAGAGGCTTTAATCGAGTTCTCGCCGTTAAAAGCCGCAGCTATTTCTGGTGTAGACATTTTACTGGTACGTGAATTAAATGGTGGTATTTATTATGGGGCGAAAAATGAAGCTGCAATGGTGAATGGTGTTGAGCAAGCTTCTGATCTTGAAATCTATAGTGCCCCTGAGGTTCGCCGCATTGTCACATTGGCTTGTCAAGCTGCTAAACTTCGTCGTAATCAAGTGGTGTCTGTAGATAAAGCCAATGTGTTAGCTTCTTCAAGATTATGGAGGAAGGTAGCAAATGAGACGGCTAAAACATTTGCGGATGTTAGCTTGAGCCATTTATACGTGGATAACTGTGCAATGCAGTTGATTTTGGCACCAAAACAGTTTGATGTAATTGTAACCAATAACTTATTTGGTGACATTTTAAGTGATGAAGCTGCAGTGTTGACAGGGTCGATTGGTATGCTGCCATCAGCAAGTATTGGTGATGGTACGGGACTTTATGAGCCAATACATGGATCAGCACCAGATATTGCAGGCCTAGGCCTAGCCAATCCAGTAGGTACTATCTTGTCTGCTGCTATGCTTCTTCGTTATTCCTTAGGCGCTGAACAAGCAGCCAATCAAATTGAACAGGCAGTAGAACAGGTTTTGGTAGAAGGATATCGTACCGCTGATCTGTATAAACATGGATCGACAAAGGTGACAACAGAGGAAATGGCTGGACTGATTGAAGGAAAACTTTAG